DNA sequence from the Armatimonadota bacterium genome:
CCAAAGTTTATACAAATTCGATTATTCAAAGATGTTGGATGTATCAAGCTTTTATATTCAAGGTCTCACGTTGCAAGCAAATCTAAAATTCGCGTTTTAGAGACTAAGCTTTTCTGGTTGGAAATTTCGGAGTCGCAGGGAATTGCTGACAACAGAGACAGAGCTGAGTGCCATTGCGGCTGCGGCCCACATTGGGTTTAGGAGGATGCCGAAGATGGGATAGAGCACTCCGGCTGCAATTGGAATTAAGATTGTATTGTAGAAGAACGCCCAGAAGAGATTTTGTCGAATTGTCCGCATTGTTGCTCGGCTTAACAAAATCGCTGTTACTGATGCGCGGAGGTCGTCACTAATTAGCGTAATATCGGCGGCTTCCATTGCAACATCTGTGCCGGTTCCAATGGCAATCCCTATATCGGCCTGGGCAAGTGCAGGTGCATCGTTAATGCCATCGCCAACCATAGCTACAACTCTGCCTTCTTCTTGCAGACGCTTTATCTCATTGGCTTTCTGTTCAGGCAGTACTTCAGCCATCACGCGTTCGATTCCGAGTTGGTTAGCAATAGCCTCTGCAGTACGGTGATTATCGCCGGTGATTATTGCAACTTCCAAGCCAAAGCGTTTTAGCTGGTCTATGGTTTCACGCGAGTAAGGTTTGAGTGGGTCTGCAATAGCGATTATTCCAGCTGGCATTCCATCGCTTGAAACATAAACCAGTGTTTTTCCTTGCATGGCAAGTTTGGAACCAAGGTCTTCTTCCTCTTTGGCAAGGGAAATTGACGGGATTTGGGCAGTTGTTTCTTCAAATAGTTGTCGACTGCCGACGATGACATTGTGCCCCTCGACATTTGCCCGGACGCCCAACCCTGCGATGGCTTCGAAAGCAGTTGGGTTTGGAATGATGATATTGCGCTCTTTTGCAAGTCGAACGAGCGCCTCGCCTAGGGGGTGTTCTGAGTTCTTCTCTGCAGAAGCCGCCAAACGAAGGAGTTCATTCTCAAAGAAGCCAGGTGCTGGAATGATATCGGTTACGACAGGCTCGCCTTTAGTAAGGGTCCCTGTTTTGTCAAATACAATAGTATCAATCTTGTATGCCTTCTCTAGTGCCTCGCCGCTCCTAATCAGCACGCCGTTCTCTGCGCCCTTGCCGGTCCCGACCATAACCGCTGTTGGTGTCGCCAAGCCAAGTGCACACGGGCATGCAACAATTAAAACAGCGATGAAATTCAAAAGCGCGTGTGTGAATGCTGGCTGGGGGCCAAACAAGTACCAAACAAAAAAAGTAAGGACTGCTACTCCAATGACTGCGGGTACGAAATAGCTTGCGATTGCATCGGCTAGGCGCTGGATAGGCGGCTTAGAGCTTTGAGCCTGCTTTACAAGTTGGATTATCTGAGCTAGGACAGTGTCTTTTCCCACTCGGGTTGCTTTGAATTGAAAGCTTCCAGTTTTGTTGATAGTCGCCCCAATTACCTCATCGCCGGGCTTTTTGGCTACTGGGATTGGTTCGCCAGAGATCATTGATTCATCTACGGTGGATTGGCCGTCAATTACAATGCCGTCGACAGGTATCTTTTCGCCAGGGCGGACGATAATAATGTCGCCGACTTGAACATTCTCGATAGGGATATCAACCTCTGTGCCATCGCGGATAACCCTAGCAGTTTTCGCCTGCA
Encoded proteins:
- a CDS encoding heavy metal translocating P-type ATPase produces the protein MSETKKITLPVMGMHCAGCVAKVEKALQELDGVIKATANFALNTATIEYDPNKAKLEDIVRRIEDAGYSVPKSAISEELAEREEIEHISHADDIRNLLIKTVICAGITFPILLGSFREFLPLLPRLLANPHLLWALASIVQFWGGWQFYQGAITAAKHKTTDMNTLIAVGSSAAYLYSVSVILFPDFFARATKVMPALYFDTSAVIVTLILFGRFLEMQARGRTSEAIRQLIGLQAKTARVIRDGTEVDIPIENVQVGDIIIVRPGEKIPVDGIVIDGQSTVDESMISGEPIPVAKKPGDEVIGATINKTGSFQFKATRVGKDTVLAQIIQLVKQAQSSKPPIQRLADAIASYFVPAVIGVAVLTFFVWYLFGPQPAFTHALLNFIAVLIVACPCALGLATPTAVMVGTGKGAENGVLIRSGEALEKAYKIDTIVFDKTGTLTKGEPVVTDIIPAPGFFENELLRLAASAEKNSEHPLGEALVRLAKERNIIIPNPTAFEAIAGLGVRANVEGHNVIVGSRQLFEETTAQIPSISLAKEEEDLGSKLAMQGKTLVYVSSDGMPAGIIAIADPLKPYSRETIDQLKRFGLEVAIITGDNHRTAEAIANQLGIERVMAEVLPEQKANEIKRLQEEGRVVAMVGDGINDAPALAQADIGIAIGTGTDVAMEAADITLISDDLRASVTAILLSRATMRTIRQNLFWAFFYNTILIPIAAGVLYPIFGILLNPMWAAAAMALSSVSVVSNSLRLRNFQPEKLSL